In the Arachis hypogaea cultivar Tifrunner chromosome 20, arahy.Tifrunner.gnm2.J5K5, whole genome shotgun sequence genome, ttcttggcgacgctctTATTTCTTtgcgtgctaagaagcaaacgttcactgctcgatcaagtacagaagctgagtaccgtgccctcgctgacaccactgctgaggttatctcgattcgttggcttctcgaagatttgAGTGCTCCTTAGTCGTCTCatactgatgttttttgtgacaaccgcagtgctattcagattgcccataatgatgtctttcatgaacgcgccaaacacattgagattgattgtcactttgttcggcaatgtatccttattgatgctgtttgtctcattgctgttggaacactGGATCAGACTGTTGATATCTTtacgaaagctcatcacccgactcgtttTCTCACTTTGTTATCCAAATTTAAGATGGcgtccttagctcccacttgagtttgagaggggggatgttagagaatcattagaatcatttTAGATCAGTTAGcatcgtttatatttatatagcatatctgtatattaattgtaggattctatacttttattactttgattcttctggtacctatatataccccttgtaCATTGTACTTTTCATCACACTCTataatacacaaatcctttctctggtttagtctcttgtttctaacagatGGCATCATGAGGTGCATTATGACATCATTTGGTTGATGTCTAGGTTTATAAAAAATATGAACACAGTTATACATATTTAGTGTTTGTTTTGTGAGacgtaaagagagagagaaagacaatTACACATAAAAGTGCATATAATACATTAATACGTCTATTTTCTGTCTTTCTGAGATAATGAGACATAGCTTTTTAACCTGAGACACAATATAAACTTTATTTTTGGACGAATTCGCtcttaatattttttgaaaattctaaatttaaCCTCATTCATTTAGCCTTTTCACTCACTTCCCatatctatcttcttcttcatttcttcttcttcttcttctttaaatttGACGGCAAAACTCCTCTAGTCTCTACAAACTCGTCATGCCTTCTTCCCTCGCCATCACTGTTGTCACCCGTCGCAAATCTGACCATAAAACTCCTCTAGTCTATGTGCCTCTACATCTTGTTGTGCCTTCTTCCCTCACCGTCATGGTTGTCATCACATCGCCCCCACCCTCGCTATTGCAGGTCGTCACTACCACGAGTCTCACTGCGTCACCGCCGTCATTTTCCAATCTATTCCAATACTTCCCCATCACCTTCTTGACTTCTTTGCTTCTACCATTTTTCAACTCCCCTTTTTTTTCCCAGATTTGTACATCCCTTTCACcttcatttctattttttttattcctaatcaactttttatttttaaaatataattgttgAAATTTTGTACTctctttcaatttttaatttaaattgttgaaCTAGTGATTAAATTTTGTTGATGATATTAATTTGAATTGAGGTTGAAAATTTTGGCAATGGTAGTGGAAATAAGTGATAGTGATGATAATGGTGGTAGTGGGGGTTAGACTTGGGGTAAAACAGacatttaaattaaataactatGTCTTGTATATTATCACCaaacatgataaaaaaaaattgtgtatatatgTATTTCCTTCTACTTGTGTATTATTTGTATTTATGTCTAAAGGACACCAACTAAACACAGCATATTATCTACCGCATATGAGACTCTGAAacctttttgaaaaaattaatagaaaCTTTCTTGAAGTTTATATATGAGAAGTTAGATAAGATTACCTTTAGGTAGTATATGCTTATCTAAGTTACTTTATAACAAATGTTAAAGGAATGACCAAAATAGAATGAGAATAATTCTTTCGGGACTACTCGTAAATTCTTTAACAATTTGTATCAAACACTAAATAAAACGTTGATATTTTGATCAAGTAACGTCACTCATGATCTCTTCAGAACAAATCGTCATCTGTTCATTTGTTCATCAAAAGagaaacactaaacactaaacagAACTTGAAGAATTCTAACAGTCACTATAAAATACATCAGAACACAACTATGGACAGTGAAAATCCCACAACTACAGACTCACAATTCAGCTTAAAAGTGAAGTCACAAAGTCCCCTATGCATTTCATTAACGCTTGGGAGGAACATACTGAACGCGCTCGTCTTCACATATGGTCTGCAAAAAAGGCATAACAAATCAAATATTTGTCTAAAGCTCAATAGAAGTTAGCAATTTAAACATTTTCCCTTCTCCAGAAATAATGAGACAGGGTTAGTTGTTTTCTTTCTCCACTAGAAGCTCAATAATCAAAATAAACACACCAAGGTGTTTGTCTTCTTtactaaaatcaatacaaaaaaaCGCCCAATCCCTTCATAAATCACGAGCCAATCACCAAAGGAAGGTCAGAAGGAAAATCTAGTGACTAATATGAAGAGAAAGACTCTTGAATTCATGTGTTTGCCTCCAACCAAATGCATCAGAAGAAATTACATACAGGCCACAATTTATGCGACTTATTAACATACTACTGGTTTGATATATATTTGATAAAACTATCAACATTGTTGGAGTTTGAGTTTACACGAGAGGAGGACATAATACTTCATTACTAGCATTTATCATCTTAGTGCCCACTATCATGATTATGCCCTCGTAACTAGCAGAAGAATGGCAGGTAGGCAAAATTTAGCAGCCAATTAAATAATGTGGATTTGATGTATTGGCCAAacatttatttgtgaaattttgtaatggaaaaaaaaaccagatatctactcattaaaaattcaaacaccGCCAAATGTgactttttttcattttcttttccaaTTTACACATTCATCCAATTGCATAGTGGCATACCATTAagaatttactttttataataaatatctcAAAAGTCACGCATATAATAAGATGCAACTGGTCGACAGCATAAAATACATTACCAgacaatgtatcaaaattaatcactaaaaattGAAATCACTCTAACTAATATAATATTCTGAAACCCATATagactaataaaaaaaaaatcaaacctgTAAATCTTCAGGAAGAGCCTCTGAGACAGCAAGAGTATAAACACCAGGAACAAATCTTCCTGCAACATATTCAAGTTCAACCTAAATGCCACAATACAAATGCTATACAAGATCTCTATGTAAACATTCAATCTACACAGaatccctttttttcttttcctcttttcaaaTCACTTCAATTGCCATGCACTTTGGCCGACTCCTTGTATTGGAATGTGAAATTGGCCAAAATGATCAAACAAGTGCAAGACTAATCTGTAGTTATAATCCTTATTTGTGTGCTTATACATGTAATTATTATCAATGAAAGCCTAACTATAAAAGTAAAATCTAGGTCCAATTAAAAAGGGGgaaaaagaataaaaggataacaATAAAATGCGAAACTCCACGTTCCAAATTACTACTTCCACCAAAATATTGTAAAGCAGAAGCATAATTGAAAACTGAAAGCCAAGGAAAAGCAAGCGATAATTAGGAAAAAAGTGTATCAAGAGAAACACTAAACATACCAATACGTAACCAGCGGGCAGCCCAACTCCTGGTTGGATCCATGACTGAAATGATCCTGTGGCAAAATTTAATGGAAAATGGAAAACAAAATGAGCACTGGCAAATTCAGGGTGAAGTGAGTTCAGCTAAAAAAAACTGGTAGTAACAAACCCATTAAAATTGGGGGTGGTGCAATCAACAACACGCTCGTGATCTTCTTCCATCTTAAAGAATGGGCAGTTCTCACAACCTGATTCTCTGAACTGTACAACGAAAATCAAATAGttagaaaaaaatgcaaaaaagagaaaatacaaaagGGAAGGAGAATACAACCTGATCATAGGTTTTGACAAGGCGGCAACGAAGACAAGCCCTCAACTCATGGCCAAAGCTTGTAGGGATTTGTGCAGGTGCACTTGCCATTTTTGCAAGCTCAAAATATTTGAACTGAATATTCAATTGATTCAAATGGTTGAGATCATGATTAAACCCAAACTATTCAATGATTAAAACTAAAACGTTGTCTAAATATGATATGAAAGAAATCACACACATAACTCGCCCAAATTTAGCTACATTATTCGATAACTGCAAACGAGACTGAGTTGAGTCGAGAACATTCATGTAATTTCAGAAGATTGAAACATCTACATGGATTAAATAGCATTTTTGTGTAATATCATTAACCCTAACTATAACTATATAGCTATAAATAAGTAATTTAAACCTAAGTCCTTCAAATATCAAAGGATGAATTAGGGTTTTGCCTATTATAGCTCATTTCATTTACAAGATGAAAAAAATTGGTAATATTTCAAGAAAGAATAACAATGGCAGAACAAGAAGGGTACCTACCGCCGGCTCCACCGCTTACGACGAGGTCTCCGCCGCAGTTAACTGCTCCTCTCTCTTTGTCTCCTCGCCTTCAAcctctctccctcctcttttTTACGATGACATTCACAAATAGTAAACTTCAACCCCCCTTTCGTTCTTTTGATAAAatgcattcttttatttttattctattaaaaaaataaagtatatttttgtctttaaaattgggttttttattttaataaattaattaattataataattaccgaaaataaataatttaaaaaatatttaccatcTTTCCCTTATCTCAGATAATTTTGTGAGATAAGAGAGAAGCATGCAATACAGTGTAAATTAGATAAATAtcatgtaaacgagatacatgtattttttaaaaaaaaaattaaaaataataaaaaatattaataactcATCAATAATCCAAAATTTTAGCAGGTAATTAACACATAAAAAAGTAGatagaagagattaaaatggataaatttaataaattagtaCTAAAAAGGGTTGATGGAATAGTGGGAAGAGAATTAAAACGGTTATCTACCATGTGTATAGTGGGAGATAACGTAAGAGATAACAATTTTAATTCTCTTCCCACTGTCCCATCAACCTTTTTGAGGAATttggattttctaaaatttgaatttcactttacagagtaaagtgtgatcttctactcttgaatagtttctctttcatatttattattggtcccacctatgaaataaatggtgagaaatcacaccttactctctaaagtgaaattcaaactttagaagatccaaatcccTTTTTGAAtactaattgatcaaacatatccattttaatctcttctactaacttttttatgtactaattacATGCTAAAAATTTGGATTATTCATATtagaataaaatcaaaaatagcccctgacaattacctcgaaagacaaTGAGGCCCTTAACAAAAAAACCTAATCCGGTCCCTGACAATTACTTcaaaaggacaacgaggcccatGTGCCAAAAAAAGTTAATGTTTTTTTTGGCACATGGactaatcagtcccaaaaaaatatcggattgggtgttttttttcttgggagcctcgttgtcctttcgagataattgttcaGGGCCAAGTGGGGTATTCACtcttgatattattaatattttttattatttttaattttttttttttaaaatacatgtATCTCCTTTAGAcctttacactgtaaatgagatatatatcttgtttacactgtaaacgagactTGTTGCATACTTCCCTCTTATCTTATTTACATACAAAATTATCTCATTTACAATGTAAACGTctaaacgagataagagaggggtatttatttcgataaatatttttaaaattatttatttcggtaattattacatttatttaatttataaaaataaaaaattcctttaaaatttgataaaaattaattttatccaaaaaaaaattatttgcattaaatatattttggcagctaatttaaaaaaaaaatattattttttgttcttaatatttgTAATAAGTCCTATTTGTATCTTTAAGGTTTGaatcgttctatttgtatcctgatgtttataaaaataattcaatgttatcctgctaTCAATTATACATCATGAATTTTAGTTagaattctaaaaaatttttttcaaagttagaatacaaatatttGGACAGAATCGATGATCCACTATGGATAATAACTTATCAAAAGTTAGAAACTAATTCCTGCAATACTTgtttagggacataattgaacctgaacacaaatagtgggtacaaTATTGAAATTGAACATATCTAAGTGAgatctaattgagaatgaatacattcaagtgagaataattaaaaaatacaatctGATTTATTAGTATAATTAATGATAGAGTACAATGAATATCACTTTTATAAAcattagagaagaaatagaacgatttaaataTTGAGGACAAATAGAATTATAAGACTTACTCCAAGCattgggacaaaaacgatactctactatttaaaaaatttaggaccaatttaacaataatttcataagaacaacatttaacaaaaataaatcaaacatagtTATCATATATTATTTGATATAAATCGAAAACTTCAATAATATAATGTGTAAAAtacttaagaatatttttaaaatttttaataaattttaaggacaaaaaatatactttatcccaaaaaaatatttattagtatgagaattaaatttttaatataatgtgTAAAATACTTTAcgttatctaaaaaaaattacataaccaTCCAATCGTATTTCTTTTTCacgataaatataaaaataattattttattaatatgtaatatttaattagatgtatatattattaaaatattattagagtTGTTAGTAGTTGGGAGTTAAGTTAATAATAAGTAGTAGTTAGTAAATGGATATTTATGAGGTTAGTTAGTACTTAATAGTATTTTTAGAAATAGGGTGACTTTTGTATCATATAACAACAATTTCAACACAACAACTTCACatataatattatctttttattcCGCGCTTCTCCAATTAGTAGATGGATATTTATGAGATTAGTTAGTAATATCCTTATAAATAGGATGACTCTTATATCACGTAACAACAACTTTAACACAATAATTTCACATATAATATTATATTCTTATTCCGTTCTTCTtcctaaaatttaacatatataaaaaattatttataatgtaTGTCAATTAAATTATtgatatgaataataaaatatcaaaaactaaatttaaaatattataaaaaataaattttcaattttaaaattataatattttcccTAATCAACTTCTCTTTCCTAGGTTTagttcctttttttttcattcaagatatatttttaagatttctAAAAATGTTGAGAATGTAATGAAAAAagatgttataaaaaataaaagacgtattgatttgattattttcatttaaaatataacataaatttaGAATgacatattaaaatatttttaaaacttaatttacaTATAttgtcaataaaaaataattttacatgaaGATTTCATCCTATTCGATGTCCAACTTCATTAATGAGGATGTGAGGAGCCGATGGCACTAAGTCGCTAACAAATAGGATAGGCAATGGTGGTGGCATGTTCGTGTTTGATCCACTGCCGACGAAACCATTTTAGAGAAGGTCGGTGATAGAATTCTAGAGTGGGATGGAAGGATATTGTGATGGTAGTTGTTCATATCCTGACCCAATAGATAACAGCCATATCCAACAACACTGAAAGGCCTATCAATAAAGGTGGACTTCATGACAAGcctgacctctttaaagaggtcagaCACCGACCTTCAAAGGCAAAGCTCTGCTCGTTCAAAGCAGATAAACCGCTCTC is a window encoding:
- the LOC112784810 gene encoding transcription elongation factor SPT4 homolog 1; this encodes MASAPAQIPTSFGHELRACLRCRLVKTYDQFRESGCENCPFFKMEEDHERVVDCTTPNFNGIISVMDPTRSWAARWLRIGRFVPGVYTLAVSEALPEDLQTICEDERVQYVPPKR